In one window of Mercurialis annua linkage group LG4, ddMerAnnu1.2, whole genome shotgun sequence DNA:
- the LOC126677275 gene encoding uncharacterized protein LOC126677275, which translates to MRGRSASGTGRTRPPTLAVVEEEDDQTAPPEVAEAQEGVQPAPAPRRPRARRQPVEGEVLDATGRIRVIPNAQRTRLLDTSTVSRELREIFQSRWWAVGTAWRFLPEEAVSFYFEEFKKKFFWEDEFKERVIRSTFEKHAANRYSDRLSTYKTSRERDVSITDDVWQAWERVWDSDETKKKSAQARANRMSEPAGAGTGPVRHTGGSMSALKHKAVLARELGREPTHAEVHKRMHTLKADPTRFVDERARIAAVSIFLKLY; encoded by the exons ATGCGAGGGAGGAGTGCTAGTGGGACGGGCCGGACTCGGCCCCCCACACTAGCGGTTGTTGAGGAGGAGGACGACCAGACAGCACCTCCAGAGGTGGCTGAGGCGCAAGAGGGTGTGCAGCCAGCTCCAGCACCTCGTAGACCTCGAGCTCGGCGCCAGCCTGTTGAGGGGGAAGTATTGGATGCCACTGGCAGAATCCGAGTCATCCCCAACGCACAgag GACCAGGTTGCTCGATACCAGCACGGTATCTAGAGAGTTGCGGGAAATCTTCCAGAGTCGGTGGTGGGCAGTAGGCACCGCTTGGAGGTTTTTGCCTGAGGAGGCTGTTTCTTTTTACTTCGAGGAGTTTaag AAAAAATTCTTCTGGGAGGACGAATTCAAGGAACGAGTCATCCGAAGTACTTTCGAGAAGCATGCTGCGAACCGGTATTCTGACAGGTTGTCCACTTACAAGACTTCTCGTGAGAGAGACGTGTCTATTACAGACGACGTGTGGCAGGCTTGGGAGAGAGTTTGGGACTCTGATGAGACAAAGAAGAAATCGGCCCAGGCGCGGGCcaatcggatgagcgagccgGCTGGAGCTGGCACTGGACCAGTTCGACATACCGGAGGGTCGATGTCTGCTTTAAAGCATAAGGCGGTTTTg GCTAGGGAGCTGGGGCGCGAGCCGACACATGCTGAGGTGCATAAGCGGATGCACACTCTGAAGGCTGACCCGACCCGATTCGTGGATGAGCGCGCGAGGATTGCGGCTGTAagtatctttttaaaattatattga